In a genomic window of Erinaceus europaeus chromosome 12, mEriEur2.1, whole genome shotgun sequence:
- the RNF112 gene encoding RING finger protein 112 isoform X3, which produces MPRSAFSVLSFSHRLGKQERKRSFMGNSSNSWSHPPLPKLELGLGSQPAEPPELPACSICLEQLREPISLECGHDFCPRCFSTHRLPGCQLPRCPECRRACGRRKGLRGLGEKMRFLPQRPPPPLLQEACTVRAEPLLLVRISSSGGLILRMGAINRCLKHPLARDTPVCLLAVLGEPHSGKTFLLNHLLRGLPGLETGEGSWAAGEVPLQGFRWGASSLTRGLWMWSHPFLMGKEGRKVAVFLVDAGDTMSPELSRETKTKLCALTTMLSSYQILNTAQELRDTDLEYLEMFVHVAEVMGRHYGMVPIQHLDLLVRDSFVPHKLGQGLVGDIVQKSSGKYPKLQKLLQGQQARCCFLPAPGHLQAGDHPGSPGGSDADQRQLRAYVAEVLSAAPQYAKSRCQGYWAEGRPAARGDRRLLTGQQLAQEIKNLSGWMGRTGPGFASPEEMAAQLQDLRTVEAAKKEFEEYVRQQDVTTKRIFSMLRVLPDTVRGLLCSQKEAVLARHGGALRCLGREQALRALEAELQAEARGFIDAYTMRFCGHLAAVGGAVGAGLMGLAGGVVGAGMAAAVLAAEAGMVAAGAAVGATGAAVVGGGVGAGLAATVGCLEKEEDDRVQEGDREPLLQQE; this is translated from the exons ATGCCGCGGTCTGCCTTCTCAGTCCTCTCCTTTTCTCACCGGCTTGGCAAGCAG GAGAGAAAACGGAGCTTCATGGGAAACAGCAGCAACAGTTG GTCCCACCCGCCATTACCTAAactggagctggggctggggtccCAGCCGGCTGAGCCCCCTGAGCTGCCTGCCTGCTCCATCTGCCTGGAACAGCTGCGGGAGCCCATCTCACTGGAGTGCGGCCATGACTTCTGCCCACGGTGCTTCAGCACACATCGTTTGCCTGGCTGCCAGCTGCCCCGCTGCCCTGAGTGCCGTAGGGCCTGTGGGCGCAGGAAGGGGCTCCGAGGCCTGGGGGAGAAGATGAGGTTCCTGCCACAACGGCCACCGCCCCCCCTTCTGCAG GAGGCCTGCACAGTGAGGGCTGAGCCGCTGCTCCTGGTACGCATCAGCTCCTCGGGAGGGCTCATCTTGCGGATGGGGGCCATCAACCGCTGCCTGAAGCACCCCTTGGCCAGAGACACCCCCGTGTGCCTGCTTGCTGTGCTGGGGGAGCCCCACTCTGGCAAGACTTTCCTCCTCAATCACCTGCTGCGGGGGCTGCCTGGCCTG gagacCGGTGAGGGCAGCTGGGCAGCAGGAGAGGTGCCTCTGCAGGGGTTCCGATGGGGTGCCAGCAGCCTGACTAGGGGCCTGTGGATGTGGAGTCACCCCTTCCtgatggggaaggaggggagaaag gtggctgTGTTCTTGGTGGACGCGGGGGACACCATGAGCCCTGAGCTGAGCCGGGAGACAAAGACCAAGCTTTGTGCGCTCACCACCATGCTCAGCTCTTACCAG ATCCTCAACACTGCCCAGGAGCTGAGAGACACAGACCTGGAGTACCTGGAG ATGTTCGTGCATGTGGCTGAGGTGATGGGCCGGCATTATGGGATGGTGCCCATCCAG CACCTGGACCTCTTAGTTCGAGACTCCTTTGTCCCCCACAAGTTGGGGCAAGGGCTGGTGGGTGACATTGTCCAG AAGTCCTCTGGGAAGTACCCCAAGCTTCAGAAGCTGCTACAGGGCCAGCAAGCCCGCTGCTGCTTCCTGCCTGCTCCtggacacctgcaggcaggtGACCACCCAGGCAGCCCAGGTG GTTCAGATGCCGACCAGCGCCAGCTGCGTGCCTACGTGGCTGAGGTGCTGAGCGCTGCTCCTCAGTATGCCAAGAGCCGCTGCCAAGGCTACTGGGCTGAGGGCCGCCCAGCAGCCAGGGGGGACAGACGCCTGCTCACAGGGCAGCAGCTGGCTCAGGAGATCAAG aaccTCTCAGGCTGGATGGGGAGGACTGGACCTGGCTTTGCCTCTCCAGAGGAG ATGGCGGCCCAGCTGCAGGACCTGCGGACAGTGGAGGCTGCTAAGAAAGAGTTTGAGGAGTATGTGCGTCAGCAG GATGTGACCACCAAGCGCATCTTCTCGATGTTACGTGTCCTACCTGACACCGTGAGGGGCCTGTTGTGCAGCCAAAAGGAGGCAGTGCTGGCACGGCATGGTGGAGCCCTGCGCTGCCTGGGCCGGGAGCAGGCATTGCGGGCACTGGAGGCTGAGCTGCAGGCTGAGGCCCGAGGCTTCATAGATGCCTACACCATGCGCTTCTGTGGACACCTGGCTGCTGTGGGAGGCGCCGTGGGTGCGGGGCTTATGGGGCTGGCGGGTGGCGTGGTGGGGGCTGGCATGGCTGCAGCTGTGCTAGCCGCTGAGGCAGGGATGGTGGCTGCTGGGGCGGCTGTGGGGGCCACAGGAGCTGCAGTGGTGGGGGGCGGTGTAGGTGCTGGGCTGGCCGCCACGGTGGGCTGCCtggaaaaggaggaggatgaCCGGGTGCAGGAGGGGGACCGGGAGCCCCTCCTGCAGCAGGAGTGA
- the RNF112 gene encoding RING finger protein 112 isoform X2: MGRGRNKSASHLGPLWTLLPPLRAQWTLGPSGQLLRTNSSGEPCPLLPTSPAAAPALPVEKLPSQPPPVSRCWSLVLLVAGFCPCPQARIHAAVCLLSPLLFSPAWQAGEKTELHGKQQQQLLREPISLECGHDFCPRCFSTHRLPGCQLPRCPECRRACGRRKGLRGLGEKMRFLPQRPPPPLLQEACTVRAEPLLLVRISSSGGLILRMGAINRCLKHPLARDTPVCLLAVLGEPHSGKTFLLNHLLRGLPGLVAVFLVDAGDTMSPELSRETKTKLCALTTMLSSYQILNTAQELRDTDLEYLEMFVHVAEVMGRHYGMVPIQHLDLLVRDSFVPHKLGQGLVGDIVQKSSGKYPKLQKLLQGQQARCCFLPAPGHLQAGDHPGSPGGSDADQRQLRAYVAEVLSAAPQYAKSRCQGYWAEGRPAARGDRRLLTGQQLAQEIKNLSGWMGRTGPGFASPEEMAAQLQDLRTVEAAKKEFEEYVRQQDVTTKRIFSMLRVLPDTVRGLLCSQKEAVLARHGGALRCLGREQALRALEAELQAEARGFIDAYTMRFCGHLAAVGGAVGAGLMGLAGGVVGAGMAAAVLAAEAGMVAAGAAVGATGAAVVGGGVGAGLAATVGCLEKEEDDRVQEGDREPLLQQE; the protein is encoded by the exons atgggaagagggaggaacAAGTCTGCCAGCCACCTGGGGCCCCTGTGGACTCTGCTGCCACCTCTCAGAGCTCAGTGGACCCTGGGTCCCTCTGGCCAG CTCCTTAGGACTAACTCCTCTGGGGAGCcctgtcccctgctccccacttcacCTGCTGCAGCCCCAGCCCTCCCAGTGGAAAAGCTACCCTCACAGCCTCCGCCAGTCAGTCGCTGCTGGTCCCTAGTCCTGTTGGTTGCTGGGTTCTGTCCCTGTCCCCAAGCCCGCATCCATGCCGCGGTCTGCCTTCTCAGTCCTCTCCTTTTCTCACCGGCTTGGCAAGCAG GAGAGAAAACGGAGCTTCATGGGAAACAGCAGCAACAGTTG CTGCGGGAGCCCATCTCACTGGAGTGCGGCCATGACTTCTGCCCACGGTGCTTCAGCACACATCGTTTGCCTGGCTGCCAGCTGCCCCGCTGCCCTGAGTGCCGTAGGGCCTGTGGGCGCAGGAAGGGGCTCCGAGGCCTGGGGGAGAAGATGAGGTTCCTGCCACAACGGCCACCGCCCCCCCTTCTGCAG GAGGCCTGCACAGTGAGGGCTGAGCCGCTGCTCCTGGTACGCATCAGCTCCTCGGGAGGGCTCATCTTGCGGATGGGGGCCATCAACCGCTGCCTGAAGCACCCCTTGGCCAGAGACACCCCCGTGTGCCTGCTTGCTGTGCTGGGGGAGCCCCACTCTGGCAAGACTTTCCTCCTCAATCACCTGCTGCGGGGGCTGCCTGGCCTG gtggctgTGTTCTTGGTGGACGCGGGGGACACCATGAGCCCTGAGCTGAGCCGGGAGACAAAGACCAAGCTTTGTGCGCTCACCACCATGCTCAGCTCTTACCAG ATCCTCAACACTGCCCAGGAGCTGAGAGACACAGACCTGGAGTACCTGGAG ATGTTCGTGCATGTGGCTGAGGTGATGGGCCGGCATTATGGGATGGTGCCCATCCAG CACCTGGACCTCTTAGTTCGAGACTCCTTTGTCCCCCACAAGTTGGGGCAAGGGCTGGTGGGTGACATTGTCCAG AAGTCCTCTGGGAAGTACCCCAAGCTTCAGAAGCTGCTACAGGGCCAGCAAGCCCGCTGCTGCTTCCTGCCTGCTCCtggacacctgcaggcaggtGACCACCCAGGCAGCCCAGGTG GTTCAGATGCCGACCAGCGCCAGCTGCGTGCCTACGTGGCTGAGGTGCTGAGCGCTGCTCCTCAGTATGCCAAGAGCCGCTGCCAAGGCTACTGGGCTGAGGGCCGCCCAGCAGCCAGGGGGGACAGACGCCTGCTCACAGGGCAGCAGCTGGCTCAGGAGATCAAG aaccTCTCAGGCTGGATGGGGAGGACTGGACCTGGCTTTGCCTCTCCAGAGGAG ATGGCGGCCCAGCTGCAGGACCTGCGGACAGTGGAGGCTGCTAAGAAAGAGTTTGAGGAGTATGTGCGTCAGCAG GATGTGACCACCAAGCGCATCTTCTCGATGTTACGTGTCCTACCTGACACCGTGAGGGGCCTGTTGTGCAGCCAAAAGGAGGCAGTGCTGGCACGGCATGGTGGAGCCCTGCGCTGCCTGGGCCGGGAGCAGGCATTGCGGGCACTGGAGGCTGAGCTGCAGGCTGAGGCCCGAGGCTTCATAGATGCCTACACCATGCGCTTCTGTGGACACCTGGCTGCTGTGGGAGGCGCCGTGGGTGCGGGGCTTATGGGGCTGGCGGGTGGCGTGGTGGGGGCTGGCATGGCTGCAGCTGTGCTAGCCGCTGAGGCAGGGATGGTGGCTGCTGGGGCGGCTGTGGGGGCCACAGGAGCTGCAGTGGTGGGGGGCGGTGTAGGTGCTGGGCTGGCCGCCACGGTGGGCTGCCtggaaaaggaggaggatgaCCGGGTGCAGGAGGGGGACCGGGAGCCCCTCCTGCAGCAGGAGTGA
- the RNF112 gene encoding RING finger protein 112 isoform X1, whose product MGRGRNKSASHLGPLWTLLPPLRAQWTLGPSGQLLRTNSSGEPCPLLPTSPAAAPALPVEKLPSQPPPVSRCWSLVLLVAGFCPCPQARIHAAVCLLSPLLFSPAWQAGEKTELHGKQQQQLLREPISLECGHDFCPRCFSTHRLPGCQLPRCPECRRACGRRKGLRGLGEKMRFLPQRPPPPLLQEACTVRAEPLLLVRISSSGGLILRMGAINRCLKHPLARDTPVCLLAVLGEPHSGKTFLLNHLLRGLPGLETGEGSWAAGEVPLQGFRWGASSLTRGLWMWSHPFLMGKEGRKVAVFLVDAGDTMSPELSRETKTKLCALTTMLSSYQILNTAQELRDTDLEYLEMFVHVAEVMGRHYGMVPIQHLDLLVRDSFVPHKLGQGLVGDIVQKSSGKYPKLQKLLQGQQARCCFLPAPGHLQAGDHPGSPGGSDADQRQLRAYVAEVLSAAPQYAKSRCQGYWAEGRPAARGDRRLLTGQQLAQEIKNLSGWMGRTGPGFASPEEMAAQLQDLRTVEAAKKEFEEYVRQQDVTTKRIFSMLRVLPDTVRGLLCSQKEAVLARHGGALRCLGREQALRALEAELQAEARGFIDAYTMRFCGHLAAVGGAVGAGLMGLAGGVVGAGMAAAVLAAEAGMVAAGAAVGATGAAVVGGGVGAGLAATVGCLEKEEDDRVQEGDREPLLQQE is encoded by the exons atgggaagagggaggaacAAGTCTGCCAGCCACCTGGGGCCCCTGTGGACTCTGCTGCCACCTCTCAGAGCTCAGTGGACCCTGGGTCCCTCTGGCCAG CTCCTTAGGACTAACTCCTCTGGGGAGCcctgtcccctgctccccacttcacCTGCTGCAGCCCCAGCCCTCCCAGTGGAAAAGCTACCCTCACAGCCTCCGCCAGTCAGTCGCTGCTGGTCCCTAGTCCTGTTGGTTGCTGGGTTCTGTCCCTGTCCCCAAGCCCGCATCCATGCCGCGGTCTGCCTTCTCAGTCCTCTCCTTTTCTCACCGGCTTGGCAAGCAG GAGAGAAAACGGAGCTTCATGGGAAACAGCAGCAACAGTTG CTGCGGGAGCCCATCTCACTGGAGTGCGGCCATGACTTCTGCCCACGGTGCTTCAGCACACATCGTTTGCCTGGCTGCCAGCTGCCCCGCTGCCCTGAGTGCCGTAGGGCCTGTGGGCGCAGGAAGGGGCTCCGAGGCCTGGGGGAGAAGATGAGGTTCCTGCCACAACGGCCACCGCCCCCCCTTCTGCAG GAGGCCTGCACAGTGAGGGCTGAGCCGCTGCTCCTGGTACGCATCAGCTCCTCGGGAGGGCTCATCTTGCGGATGGGGGCCATCAACCGCTGCCTGAAGCACCCCTTGGCCAGAGACACCCCCGTGTGCCTGCTTGCTGTGCTGGGGGAGCCCCACTCTGGCAAGACTTTCCTCCTCAATCACCTGCTGCGGGGGCTGCCTGGCCTG gagacCGGTGAGGGCAGCTGGGCAGCAGGAGAGGTGCCTCTGCAGGGGTTCCGATGGGGTGCCAGCAGCCTGACTAGGGGCCTGTGGATGTGGAGTCACCCCTTCCtgatggggaaggaggggagaaag gtggctgTGTTCTTGGTGGACGCGGGGGACACCATGAGCCCTGAGCTGAGCCGGGAGACAAAGACCAAGCTTTGTGCGCTCACCACCATGCTCAGCTCTTACCAG ATCCTCAACACTGCCCAGGAGCTGAGAGACACAGACCTGGAGTACCTGGAG ATGTTCGTGCATGTGGCTGAGGTGATGGGCCGGCATTATGGGATGGTGCCCATCCAG CACCTGGACCTCTTAGTTCGAGACTCCTTTGTCCCCCACAAGTTGGGGCAAGGGCTGGTGGGTGACATTGTCCAG AAGTCCTCTGGGAAGTACCCCAAGCTTCAGAAGCTGCTACAGGGCCAGCAAGCCCGCTGCTGCTTCCTGCCTGCTCCtggacacctgcaggcaggtGACCACCCAGGCAGCCCAGGTG GTTCAGATGCCGACCAGCGCCAGCTGCGTGCCTACGTGGCTGAGGTGCTGAGCGCTGCTCCTCAGTATGCCAAGAGCCGCTGCCAAGGCTACTGGGCTGAGGGCCGCCCAGCAGCCAGGGGGGACAGACGCCTGCTCACAGGGCAGCAGCTGGCTCAGGAGATCAAG aaccTCTCAGGCTGGATGGGGAGGACTGGACCTGGCTTTGCCTCTCCAGAGGAG ATGGCGGCCCAGCTGCAGGACCTGCGGACAGTGGAGGCTGCTAAGAAAGAGTTTGAGGAGTATGTGCGTCAGCAG GATGTGACCACCAAGCGCATCTTCTCGATGTTACGTGTCCTACCTGACACCGTGAGGGGCCTGTTGTGCAGCCAAAAGGAGGCAGTGCTGGCACGGCATGGTGGAGCCCTGCGCTGCCTGGGCCGGGAGCAGGCATTGCGGGCACTGGAGGCTGAGCTGCAGGCTGAGGCCCGAGGCTTCATAGATGCCTACACCATGCGCTTCTGTGGACACCTGGCTGCTGTGGGAGGCGCCGTGGGTGCGGGGCTTATGGGGCTGGCGGGTGGCGTGGTGGGGGCTGGCATGGCTGCAGCTGTGCTAGCCGCTGAGGCAGGGATGGTGGCTGCTGGGGCGGCTGTGGGGGCCACAGGAGCTGCAGTGGTGGGGGGCGGTGTAGGTGCTGGGCTGGCCGCCACGGTGGGCTGCCtggaaaaggaggaggatgaCCGGGTGCAGGAGGGGGACCGGGAGCCCCTCCTGCAGCAGGAGTGA